A window from Nitrospira sp. ND1 encodes these proteins:
- the hisB gene encoding imidazoleglycerol-phosphate dehydratase HisB yields the protein MKKNGAPRQASLHRATKETDIRVDWSLDGTGQGTVDTSIRFFDHMLDLLAKHGFFDLTVQAKGDIEIDEHHTVEDVGIVMGKVLHQALGEKAGIKRFGFASVPLDETLAQVTVDLSGRPYLVYNVNLPDRKIKTFDLGLFEDFFQAFVTHGGLNLHVNLQYGRNPHHIMEAIFKALARALDQATTLEERLSGTVLSTKGSL from the coding sequence ATGAAAAAGAACGGCGCTCCCAGGCAGGCCTCGCTTCACCGTGCCACGAAGGAAACGGATATCCGCGTTGACTGGAGTCTGGACGGCACCGGGCAGGGGACTGTCGACACCTCCATCCGGTTCTTCGACCACATGCTCGATCTTCTCGCCAAGCATGGTTTCTTCGACCTGACGGTTCAGGCCAAGGGCGATATCGAAATCGACGAACACCACACCGTAGAGGATGTCGGGATTGTCATGGGGAAGGTCCTGCACCAGGCGTTGGGTGAAAAGGCGGGGATCAAGCGATTCGGATTCGCCTCGGTCCCATTGGATGAAACCCTCGCGCAGGTGACGGTTGATCTGAGTGGGCGTCCCTATCTCGTGTACAACGTCAATTTGCCGGATCGAAAGATTAAGACCTTCGATCTCGGCCTGTTCGAGGATTTTTTTCAGGCCTTTGTGACCCACGGTGGGCTGAATTTGCATGTGAATCTCCAATACGGACGCAATCCGCACCACATCATGGAAGCTATCTTCAAGGCGTTGGCCCGAGCGTTGGATCAAGCCACCACGTTGGAAGAGCGCTTGTCAGGGACAGTCCTCTCCACGAAGGGAAGCCTCTAA
- the hisG gene encoding ATP phosphoribosyltransferase, translated as MTIALSKGKLLGPVLHLLKQAGYYSPGLSTESRKLVFACSSNDATFLIVRPTDVPTYVEHGAADVGVVGKDVLLEQGSDVYEPLDLKVGACRISVAALQGQPSPDRWSSKIRVATKYPNVTERYFNQRGVPVEIVKLYGSIELAPIVGLADRIVDLVETGSTLKAHDLAEVEVITHSTARLIVNRASLKLKHEPLTVLIERLRAAVAVEDSNGAASRA; from the coding sequence CTGACCATTGCACTGTCCAAGGGCAAGTTGTTGGGACCGGTGCTGCACCTGCTGAAGCAAGCCGGCTATTATAGTCCCGGCCTGTCGACGGAGAGCCGTAAGTTGGTGTTTGCCTGTTCGTCCAACGATGCCACCTTCTTGATCGTCAGGCCAACCGATGTGCCCACCTATGTTGAGCACGGAGCGGCGGATGTCGGGGTGGTGGGCAAAGATGTGTTACTGGAGCAGGGCAGCGACGTCTATGAGCCGTTGGATTTGAAGGTCGGAGCGTGTAGAATCTCGGTCGCCGCGCTGCAGGGGCAGCCTTCGCCGGACCGGTGGTCGTCGAAGATTCGGGTTGCGACGAAGTACCCCAACGTAACCGAGCGGTATTTCAATCAGCGTGGGGTGCCGGTCGAAATTGTGAAATTGTACGGGTCTATAGAGCTCGCGCCGATCGTCGGATTAGCCGATCGAATCGTCGATTTGGTTGAAACAGGCAGCACGCTCAAGGCGCATGACCTGGCAGAGGTTGAGGTGATCACGCACTCGACCGCCAGGCTGATTGTGAATCGAGCCAGCCTCAAATTGAAACATGAACCTCTCACGGTGTTGATCGAGCGGTTGCGCGCCGCGGTGGCGGTGGAAGATAGCAACGGGGCAGCATCGCGCGCCTAA
- the hisD gene encoding histidinol dehydrogenase, translating into MTILASTDRAYDKALRKIVTRARTQGAGVEKSVRTILKAVERGGDRAVLRYTKKFDRLSLKLDHMRVTPEEIKEAYYHIRKDEGDSLRYAAERVRQFHERQRTKTWMYQEQNATLGQMVTPLDAVGVYVPGGKAVYPSSVLMCAIPAKVAGVRRIVMCTPTPKGEINPYLLVAADIAGVDEIYRVGGVQAVGAMAFGTKTIAKVDKIVGPGNIFVATAKRLLYGTVGIDMVAGPSELLVVADDDAKPAHVAADLLCEAEHDEDAQVYLVTTSASLAKEVVRLIQVQLKGLQREKIAAKSIARHFVAFVVPTMDEAIEVANAIAPEHLTLSVDRPFDYLEQVRHAGALFLGRYTPPAVADYVAGPNHVLPTGATARFFSPLSVSDYVKVSNIVHYTKEELTKAKDHIVRLAHIEGFDAHAKSAQSRFA; encoded by the coding sequence ATGACCATTCTGGCAAGTACCGATCGGGCGTATGACAAGGCGTTGCGAAAAATCGTGACCCGCGCGCGCACTCAAGGCGCAGGTGTGGAGAAGAGCGTGCGCACGATTCTGAAGGCCGTGGAGCGGGGCGGAGATCGTGCAGTCCTCCGGTACACGAAGAAGTTCGATCGGCTGTCCTTGAAGCTCGATCACATGCGTGTAACCCCCGAAGAGATCAAGGAGGCCTACTACCACATTCGCAAGGATGAGGGAGACTCTTTGCGCTATGCCGCGGAACGTGTACGGCAATTCCATGAGCGTCAGCGCACCAAAACCTGGATGTATCAGGAACAAAACGCCACGCTCGGTCAAATGGTCACGCCCCTGGACGCTGTCGGTGTGTACGTGCCGGGCGGCAAGGCCGTCTATCCCTCATCGGTGCTGATGTGCGCGATTCCCGCAAAAGTCGCCGGTGTTCGGCGTATCGTCATGTGTACCCCGACCCCAAAAGGGGAGATCAATCCCTATCTGTTGGTGGCCGCGGATATCGCTGGTGTCGATGAAATCTACCGTGTGGGCGGTGTGCAGGCAGTCGGCGCGATGGCGTTCGGGACGAAGACCATCGCCAAGGTCGATAAAATTGTGGGTCCCGGAAATATTTTCGTCGCCACGGCCAAGCGACTACTTTATGGCACCGTCGGTATCGATATGGTGGCCGGTCCCAGTGAGTTGCTCGTGGTGGCGGATGATGACGCCAAGCCGGCACATGTGGCGGCGGATCTGCTCTGCGAGGCGGAGCATGACGAAGATGCGCAGGTCTATCTCGTGACGACCTCCGCGTCGTTGGCCAAAGAAGTGGTGCGCCTGATTCAGGTGCAGTTGAAAGGCTTGCAACGAGAGAAAATTGCGGCGAAGTCGATTGCCCGGCATTTTGTGGCATTCGTGGTTCCTACCATGGATGAAGCCATTGAGGTGGCGAATGCGATTGCGCCCGAGCACTTGACCCTCTCGGTTGATCGGCCGTTCGATTATTTGGAGCAGGTGCGGCACGCCGGGGCCCTGTTCCTGGGCCGCTACACGCCACCTGCGGTCGCGGATTACGTCGCCGGTCCGAACCACGTGTTGCCGACCGGGGCGACGGCCCGCTTCTTTTCGCCGTTGTCGGTCAGCGATTACGTGAAGGTGAGCAACATCGTGCATTACACCAAGGAAGAGTTGACGAAAGCCAAGGATCATATCGTCCGACTGGCGCATATCGAGGGCTTCGATGCGCATGCCAAATCAGCCCAAAGCAGGTTCGCATGA
- the hisH gene encoding imidazole glycerol phosphate synthase subunit HisH — protein MIAIIDYGMGNLRSVSKAFEAMGHQAVVTREARVIADASHVVLPGVGAFGDCMANLERYELIAPIHAAVQSGKPFLGICLGLQLLFTESEEFGVHAGLGIIPGRVKKFVLEPPLKVPHMGWNEIQIVQSAPPFAGLATGSYCYFVHSYYVEPVESSVIATVTEYGRSFASAVWKDNVVACQFHPEKSQAVGLQVIKNFGAWT, from the coding sequence ATGATTGCCATCATCGATTACGGCATGGGTAATTTGCGGAGTGTCTCCAAGGCCTTTGAGGCGATGGGGCATCAAGCGGTGGTCACGCGCGAGGCTCGTGTCATTGCTGATGCCAGTCACGTGGTGTTGCCCGGTGTGGGGGCCTTCGGGGATTGCATGGCGAATCTGGAACGGTACGAATTAATCGCGCCGATTCACGCCGCCGTTCAATCCGGAAAACCTTTTCTAGGTATCTGCCTGGGGCTGCAATTGCTGTTCACGGAGAGTGAAGAGTTCGGGGTGCACGCAGGTCTCGGCATCATTCCTGGTCGGGTGAAGAAATTTGTGCTGGAACCTCCGCTGAAGGTGCCACATATGGGGTGGAACGAGATTCAAATCGTGCAATCCGCCCCTCCGTTTGCAGGCCTCGCGACCGGCAGTTATTGTTATTTTGTGCATTCCTACTACGTTGAGCCGGTTGAGTCTTCGGTGATCGCCACCGTGACCGAGTACGGGCGGTCCTTTGCGTCCGCCGTGTGGAAAGACAATGTCGTCGCCTGCCAGTTTCATCCTGAAAAAAGCCAAGCTGTCGGACTTCAAGTGATCAAGAACTTCGGGGCCTGGACGTGA